The proteins below come from a single Oncorhynchus keta strain PuntledgeMale-10-30-2019 chromosome 32, Oket_V2, whole genome shotgun sequence genomic window:
- the LOC118365452 gene encoding protein Tob2-like, with protein sequence MHLEVKVALNFIVSYLYNKLPRRRADLFGEELAQILLSHYEGHWYPEAPLRGSAFRCLHLGAPSDPVVELAARRSGLDTEEVRANVPPELSVWIDPYEVSYQIGENGAVKVLYFEDPSGLGGEGEMVEVVSGVSKGDMEVEEAKSLGFNPEAQVFVPIGAQISPILLPSISSTPAPLSASSCPVIFSYPSSSTPTNPTAHSSNTSTPSPPSGGLPYPPSQQPTAALPTTRPPLQPITFTTASFAATKFGSTKMKKCGGSGSAGGSGVGVPPPQRMLARSPTNISPPGLLKHKPLSVSLHSLGAQIPSQLSPNAKEFVYPASPGPLYFDNDAPLILSHSSPFQHPHPAHSHPSFDPFSSPPPGPAVGAIGGSGGISYMEKPSFVEGIGGYNLQYPSQAFQPVVLAN encoded by the coding sequence ATGCACCTAGAGGTAAAGGTAGCTCTGAATTTCATTGTGTCCTACCTGTACAACAAACTGCCCCGTCGTCGTGCTGACCTCTTCGGGGAAGAGTTGGCGCAGATACTGTTGTCACACTATGAAGGCCACTGGTACCCTGAAGCTCCTTTGCGGGGCTCTGCCTTCCGCTGTTTGCACCTAGGGGCCCCCAGTGACCCAGTGGTGGAGCTAGCTGCCAGGAGAAGTGGACTGGACACAGAGGAAGTGCGTGCCAATGTCCCCCCTGAGCTGAGTGTGTGGATCGACCCCTATGAAGTGTCCTACCAAATCGGGGAGAATGGAGCCGTTAAGGTCCTGTACTTTGAGGATCCGTCCGGCTTAGGTGGAGAAGGCGAAATGGTGGAAGTAGTAAGTGGAGTGAGTAAAGGGGAcatggaggtagaggaggccaAGAGCTTAGGGTTCAACCCTGAGGCCCAGGTGTTTGTTCCAATTGGAGCCCAGATATCTCCAATTCTGCTTCCTTCCATCTCCAGCACACCCGCACCCCTCTCGGCCTCATCCTGCCCAGTGATTTTCAGCTATCCCAGCTCCAGCACACCCACGAACCCAACTGCCCACTCCTCTAACACATCCACACCTTCCCCTCCAAGTGGGGGACTCCCTTACCCCCCCTCTCAGCAGCCAACGGCTGCCCTGCCCACCACCCGTCCACCGCTGCAGCCCATCACCTTCACCACGGCCAGTTTCGCCGCAACAAAATTTGGCTCCACCAAGATGAAGAAGTGTGGCGGTTCCGGATCGGCTGGCGGCTCGGGTGTAGGCGTGCCCCCGCCACAGAGGATGCTCGCCCGTTCCCCCACCAACATCTCTCCCCCAGGGCTGCTGAAACACAAGCCCCTCTCAGTCTCCCTGCACTCCCTGGGGGCTCAGATCCCCAGCCAGCTCTCCCCTAATGCCAAAGAGTTTGTTTACCCGGCATCCCCAGGGCCCCTATACTTTGACAACGATGCTCCGCTCATACTTTCACACTCAAGCCCCTTCCAGCACCCTCACCCCGCCCACTCCCACCCCTCATTTGACCCATTCTCCAGCCCCCCACCTGGTCCAGCTGTTGGTGCCATTGGTGGTAGCGGTGGGATTTCTTACATGGAGAAGCCCTCATTTGTGGAAGGTATAGGGGGGTATAACCTGCAATATCCCAGCCAGGCCTTCCAGCCAGTGGTGCTGGCCAACTAA